The Candidatus Hydrogenedentota bacterium genome has a window encoding:
- a CDS encoding glycosyltransferase family 4 protein has protein sequence MPEARPIRAVFCHFTADVCGGSDRSLFDLVTHLPRDRFSPAMILRSGDPLAGRYRDTGIPVIERTFVAPRRALQPLKLARYFANFWPAAAGVARDLRRLRADVVHVNTLFNLQGAAGARLARRPLVWHVRELVPDSKVARVMLRLVAHLAARPVANSTAVRDWLRASGADPSLVFNGIDASDFARLPDGGAFRREFGLSTEDRVVVTIGRLEPWKGQHVFLEAAARVLPAHPETRFVVVGGAASNKPEYLDELRTRCKELSIADRVLFTGIRQDIPGILASADLLVLPSVTPEPFGRTVVEAMLAARPVIATDGGGPRDTVLEGETGFLVPPGDAAALALRIGALLEDPSRAGAMGARGRDRALAHFTLDRAVREMAQVLEDTAAAQR, from the coding sequence GTGCCTGAAGCACGGCCCATTCGCGCTGTCTTCTGTCATTTTACCGCCGACGTGTGCGGCGGGTCCGACCGCTCGCTCTTCGACTTGGTCACGCATCTGCCCCGGGACCGCTTTTCACCAGCCATGATTCTGCGCTCCGGGGACCCGCTCGCGGGCAGGTACCGGGATACGGGCATTCCGGTAATCGAGCGGACTTTCGTGGCTCCGCGGCGCGCGCTTCAGCCGCTCAAACTGGCGCGATACTTCGCGAACTTCTGGCCCGCGGCCGCGGGCGTGGCGCGGGACCTGCGCCGGTTGCGCGCGGACGTGGTGCATGTGAACACGTTGTTTAACCTGCAGGGCGCGGCCGGGGCGCGGCTCGCCCGGCGCCCGCTCGTCTGGCATGTCCGGGAACTGGTTCCCGACTCGAAGGTCGCGCGGGTCATGTTGAGGCTTGTCGCGCACTTGGCGGCGCGACCGGTAGCGAACTCGACGGCCGTGCGGGACTGGCTCCGCGCGTCTGGAGCGGACCCCAGCCTCGTTTTCAACGGCATAGACGCCAGCGATTTCGCGCGCTTGCCCGATGGCGGCGCGTTCCGCCGGGAGTTCGGGCTGAGCACCGAAGACCGCGTGGTCGTCACGATTGGGCGGCTCGAGCCCTGGAAAGGGCAGCACGTGTTCCTTGAAGCCGCCGCGCGCGTGCTGCCCGCGCATCCTGAAACGCGGTTCGTTGTCGTAGGGGGGGCCGCTTCAAACAAACCCGAGTATCTGGACGAACTGCGCACGCGCTGCAAAGAACTCAGTATCGCGGACCGCGTGCTGTTCACGGGCATCCGTCAGGATATCCCGGGAATACTGGCGTCCGCCGACCTGCTCGTGCTGCCTTCGGTCACCCCGGAGCCCTTCGGCCGCACCGTTGTTGAGGCGATGCTCGCGGCGCGGCCCGTAATCGCCACGGACGGGGGCGGCCCGCGCGACACGGTTCTCGAGGGGGAAACGGGCTTTCTGGTTCCGCCCGGAGACGCCGCCGCCCTGGCGCTGCGCATCGGCGCGCTCTTGGAGGACCCGAGCCGCGCGGGCGCCATGGGCGCGCGGGGGCGCGACCGCGCGCTCGCGCATTTCACGCTGGACCGTGCCGTGCGCGAGATGGCCCAAGTGCTCGAAGACACCGCCGCGGCGCAACGCTGA